In Roseofilum reptotaenium CS-1145, the DNA window TGGATTTTTTCACCCCAGGTGAGCATGTCGTTATTGCGGAGAATGGCAATTAGACCATTAATGGGAGCAGGGAGATCAGGAAAGTCAAACCGGGAGTAGGTTCCGGGTTTTTCCGGCTGGTTGAAGATCATCGTGTGCTGTTTCCATTGCAAACGGTCTTCAATGTCGAGTTCTTTGAATAATTGCAGCATATTGGGATAAGCCCCAAAAAAGATGTGCAATCCGGTTTCGTACCAGTCCCCGTCTTCGTCTTTCCAGGCGGCTACTTTTCCTCCTAGGACATCCCGACGCTCTAGGACAATGGGGGTGTGACCCGCATCGGTGAGGTATTTGGCGCAGGAGAGTCCTGCTAATCCAGCTCCAGCGATCGCAACTCGCATTTAGTTTCTTTTTCGCTCTGTAACATTTCTTAGTATTCTACACCAGTCTGCCCAGAGTTCTCACTTTTTGATCGAAGATCCCCATAAATCTCGATTCCGGGAGCCAAAACGACAGATGAGCAAAGTTGCCAGTTTACCAGGTGTCTCTAGTCTGACGCATAGGGACAGCGCAGCAGAGACCAAGTTACCCATTCCCTATTCCCTATTCCCTATTCCCTAGCGGGAAGCGCTTTGTGCGCTTTACGGACTAGCACAACCGGGATAGATCGAGTTCGAGCATTTCCTTATGGTGTAAAGCATAGGGGAAGTTAACGCGCTGCTTACTTCACGCGATCGTTTTTCCCACCCATGATTTTTCATTCATCACCTCATCTGGAGTGGCGGCTGACCTATGTATTTAACTAGCGTTTTCTTAACTCAAAATCCTAAAGTGTTAACGACCCCTTGGTTCTGGAAAGCCTTGATTTCCATGGGTAAAGGTTGGGTCTTATTTTGTCAATATTCTTGGCTGATTTCGCCCCTGAAGTGTCTTTTGGCGAGTTAGTTTTCAATCCTTATAGGGATTTAAGAGCATTTCAAGGGTTAAAATGAGAAAAAGTTGTATCGAAAGAGAAAACTTTTGTGAGCGTCAGAGTTAGAATCGCACCGAGTCCCACCGGAAACCTCCATATTGGTACAGCACGGACGGCTGTATTTAACTGGTTATTCGCCCGACACTTGGGAGGGCAGTTTATTCTCAGAATTGAAGATACGGATTTAGAGCGATCGCGCCCCGAATACACCGATAATATCCTCGAAGGCCTCAATTGGCTAGGTTTAACTTGGGATGAAGGGCCATTTTATCAGTCCCAACGGCTCGATCTCTATAAACAAGCCGTGCAAACCTTACTCGACAAAGGATTAGCCTATCGCTGCTATTGCACTCCCGAAGAACTCAACGACATGCGAGCCAAGCAAAAAGCCGCCGGACTTGCTCCTCGCTATGATAACCGCCATCGCAATTTGACGGCAGACGAACAAGCTGCCTTTGAAGCCGAAGGTCGTAAACCCGTAATTCGCTTTAAGATAGACGGCGATCGTAGCATTGTCTGGAAAGATTTAGTTCGAGGAACCGTCAGTTGGAAAGCCAGCGACTTAGGTGGAGATATGGTGGTTGCTCGTGCTGCTGAAGCCGGAGGAGTCGGTCAACCCCTCTATAATTTAGCCGTAGTCGTTGATGATATGGATATGACCATCACCCATGTCATTCGCGGTGAAGACCATATCGCCAATACCGCCAAACAGATTTTACTCTACGAAGCCTTGGGGGGACAGGTTCCCGAATTTGCCCACACGCCCCTAATCTTAAATCAAGAAGGACGCAAACTCTCCAAGCGTGATGGTGTAACCTCCATTTCCGATTTCCGTAAGATGGGTTATATTGCTCCTGGTTTAGCCAATTATATGACCCTGTTGGGTTGGACAGCTCCCGATGCGACGCAGGAAATCTTTACCCTAGACGAAGCCGCCCAAACCTTTACGTTCGATCGCGTCAATCAAGCTGGTGCTAAATTTGATTGGGATAAACTTAACTGGATTAATAGCCAATATCTCCATCATCTTCCCATCCCTGAATTAACCGATCTGATCCTTCCGGTTTGGCAAGAAGCTGGTTTTGCCACAGACTCAGAAGAACGCTCCTGGTTAGAACAAATTGTTGCTTTAATTGGCCCCAGTTTAACCCGTTTGCCGGAAGCCGTGGAATTGGCGCAAATGTTCTTTACTGAAGAGATTAACTTTTCAGAAGAAGCAACGGAACAACTGCAAAAAGAAGGCGTAAAAGAGATTTTAGAATCCCTTTTAGCCACAGTCGAAGGTCATTCCCTGAGCGAAGTCGAAGGGCAAAGCGCGACTGAAGACACCCTCAAAGATGCCATTAAAGCCGTCACCAAAGCAAAAAAGGTGAAAAAAGGCTTAGTCATGCGGAGTCTACGCGCAGCCTTAACCGGTGAAGTCCACGGCCCCGACTTGATCCAATCTTGGTTACTCTGGAATCAGAAAGGACAAGATGGCGATCGGATCAAACAATCCCTGAACACCCTGTAGTTGTTGCGCTTCAGCGCTCCGAACATTTTAGCGCTGAAGCGCAACA includes these proteins:
- the gltX gene encoding glutamate--tRNA ligase → MSVRVRIAPSPTGNLHIGTARTAVFNWLFARHLGGQFILRIEDTDLERSRPEYTDNILEGLNWLGLTWDEGPFYQSQRLDLYKQAVQTLLDKGLAYRCYCTPEELNDMRAKQKAAGLAPRYDNRHRNLTADEQAAFEAEGRKPVIRFKIDGDRSIVWKDLVRGTVSWKASDLGGDMVVARAAEAGGVGQPLYNLAVVVDDMDMTITHVIRGEDHIANTAKQILLYEALGGQVPEFAHTPLILNQEGRKLSKRDGVTSISDFRKMGYIAPGLANYMTLLGWTAPDATQEIFTLDEAAQTFTFDRVNQAGAKFDWDKLNWINSQYLHHLPIPELTDLILPVWQEAGFATDSEERSWLEQIVALIGPSLTRLPEAVELAQMFFTEEINFSEEATEQLQKEGVKEILESLLATVEGHSLSEVEGQSATEDTLKDAIKAVTKAKKVKKGLVMRSLRAALTGEVHGPDLIQSWLLWNQKGQDGDRIKQSLNTL